Proteins from a single region of Streptomyces sp. TN58:
- a CDS encoding glycosyltransferase family 39 protein: MPVEDLAFRRAAPALAVFAAVRLLGLTVLSVWCAVAGSSPHTLLSARWDSLWYARIAAEGYGYEIVLPDGDVHSNLAFFPLLPWLERAVSAVTGFSYGSAGLVVSLLAGLAAAWGIFAVADLLHGRRTGVFAVAVWAALPVGIVQSMAYSEALFTALAAWALYGALRGRWLTAGLLAAGAGLTRPVGAAVVAAVWVAAVLAWRRGERSWRMAAGVLLAPAGAAAYVLWVGARTGGGLLGYLDVQAGWGNGFDGGWAFARFVGAKLASPAWPAGLGLVAGVALVLWLYAACVRQRQPAPLLVYCGIVVALALCASGYFGSKPRLLLPAFPLMLVPAVALARWRTRRAAWVLGAAALASAVYGAFWLNGSGPP; this comes from the coding sequence ATGCCCGTGGAAGATCTTGCGTTTCGCCGGGCCGCGCCCGCGCTGGCCGTCTTCGCGGCGGTCCGGCTGCTCGGGCTGACCGTGCTCTCCGTGTGGTGCGCGGTGGCGGGCAGCAGCCCGCACACCCTGCTGTCGGCCCGCTGGGACTCGCTCTGGTACGCCCGCATCGCCGCCGAGGGGTACGGCTACGAGATCGTCCTGCCCGACGGGGACGTCCACTCGAACCTGGCGTTCTTCCCGCTGCTGCCGTGGCTGGAGCGGGCGGTGTCGGCGGTGACCGGGTTCTCGTACGGCTCGGCGGGCCTGGTGGTGTCGCTGCTCGCCGGGCTCGCGGCGGCGTGGGGGATCTTCGCGGTGGCCGACCTGCTCCACGGCCGGCGGACGGGTGTGTTCGCCGTCGCCGTCTGGGCGGCGCTGCCGGTCGGGATCGTGCAGTCCATGGCGTACAGCGAGGCGCTGTTCACGGCGCTGGCCGCGTGGGCGCTGTACGGGGCCCTGCGCGGCCGGTGGCTGACGGCGGGCCTGCTCGCGGCGGGGGCGGGCCTGACCCGCCCGGTCGGCGCGGCGGTCGTCGCGGCGGTGTGGGTGGCCGCCGTCCTGGCCTGGCGGCGCGGGGAGCGGTCGTGGCGGATGGCCGCGGGAGTGCTGCTGGCTCCGGCGGGCGCGGCCGCGTACGTGCTGTGGGTGGGGGCGCGCACGGGCGGCGGTCTGCTCGGGTACCTGGACGTGCAGGCCGGCTGGGGCAACGGCTTCGACGGCGGCTGGGCCTTCGCCCGCTTCGTGGGGGCGAAGCTGGCTTCGCCGGCCTGGCCGGCCGGGCTGGGGCTGGTCGCCGGGGTCGCCCTGGTGCTGTGGCTGTACGCGGCGTGCGTACGGCAGCGGCAGCCGGCTCCGCTGCTGGTGTACTGCGGGATCGTCGTGGCGCTCGCGCTGTGCGCGTCCGGGTACTTCGGCTCCAAGCCGCGGCTGCTGCTGCCCGCCTTCCCGCTGATGCTGGTGCCGGCGGTGGCGCTCGCCCGGTGGCGGACCCGGCGGGCGGCCTGGGTGCTGGGCGCGGCCGCCCTGGCCTCGGCGGTGTACGGGGCGTTCTGGCTGAACGGCTCGGGCCCTCCGTAG
- a CDS encoding transglycosylase family protein: MPNLRTARAARTAVAALALALAAPQGPADAAPPPPAPGPAGAAHPGSPGLIGSGPGDCGPGGEWPWDCVADCESSGRWAVNTGNGFYGGLQFRQPTWEEYGGLAFAPRADLAERVQQIRVAQEVLAGQGWNAWPVCSKRYGLAGRMHTVRSGDTLVTIARGRRVEGGWQALYEANRETIGPKPEAIAVGTLLLLPEPEPKPEPEPKPKPEPAAAAKPVPAPADAPRTVP; the protein is encoded by the coding sequence ATGCCCAACCTCCGGACCGCCCGGGCCGCCCGCACCGCCGTCGCGGCCCTCGCGCTGGCGCTCGCAGCCCCCCAGGGCCCGGCGGACGCGGCACCGCCGCCGCCCGCGCCGGGGCCGGCCGGGGCCGCCCACCCCGGGTCGCCGGGCCTGATCGGGAGCGGCCCCGGGGACTGCGGGCCGGGCGGGGAATGGCCCTGGGACTGCGTGGCCGACTGCGAGAGCAGCGGGCGGTGGGCGGTCAACACCGGCAACGGCTTCTACGGCGGGCTGCAGTTCCGGCAGCCGACCTGGGAGGAGTACGGCGGCCTGGCATTCGCGCCCCGGGCCGACCTGGCGGAGCGGGTACAGCAGATCCGGGTGGCGCAGGAGGTCCTCGCCGGGCAGGGCTGGAACGCGTGGCCGGTCTGCTCCAAGCGGTACGGGCTCGCCGGGCGGATGCACACCGTCCGGAGCGGGGACACGCTGGTCACGATCGCCCGCGGGCGCCGGGTGGAGGGCGGTTGGCAGGCGCTGTACGAGGCCAACCGGGAGACGATCGGGCCGAAGCCGGAGGCGATCGCGGTGGGCACGCTGCTGCTCCTCCCGGAGCCGGAGCCGAAGCCGGAGCCGGAGCCGAAGCCGAAGCCGGAGCCCGCAGCGGCGGCGAAGCCGGTCCCCGCCCCCGCGGACGCCCCAAGGACCGTCCCGTGA
- a CDS encoding MFS transporter, whose protein sequence is MAGTNAAAAGTPSPWQRLGAVSGGANRWVVLAVLCVSLVLVALDATILHVAVPSVTEDLRPGPIELLWIVDAYPLVCASLLILFGTLGDRVGRRRVLLLGYGLFGAASATAALADSAQVLILARALLGIGGAMIMPATLSILRQVFPDRRERALAIGIWTAVAAIGAASGPVLGGFLIEHFWWGSVFLINIPLMALILPLGRWLLPESRGSADGPWDVLGALMAAAGVLGSVLGIKRIGAERHLLDAGALVPLLLGAALLVLFVRRQKRRDHPLIDMRMFSRAAFSTSVACIVLAMLALVGLELIAVQYLQLVLHLSPLETGLRLLPLTFAAMAAGATGSYTLARVGPRTMVSLGFVLTALAVLLLTLMGQQDRPVLLTAGFVLLGFGLQTTLFAAYESMLSEAPAETAGGAASIGETSYQLGAGIGIALLGSVMNAAYRPGLVSVPGVSAADSAGAANSLGEAYQIAAGLGGPAGESLYAAARHAFVHGLHVTLLVSAGLLFAGAVMALKLPRVMDCGVSGDAEPVRLPAQAKGEAARPAAVEQAGAGK, encoded by the coding sequence ATGGCGGGGACGAACGCGGCCGCGGCCGGGACCCCTTCGCCCTGGCAGCGGCTGGGCGCGGTCTCCGGCGGCGCCAACCGCTGGGTCGTCCTGGCGGTTCTCTGCGTCAGCCTGGTCCTCGTCGCGCTCGACGCGACGATCCTGCACGTCGCGGTCCCGTCGGTCACCGAGGACCTTCGGCCCGGCCCGATCGAGCTCCTCTGGATCGTCGACGCCTACCCGCTGGTCTGCGCCTCGCTGCTGATCCTCTTCGGCACCCTCGGTGACCGGGTCGGCCGCCGCCGCGTGCTCCTCCTCGGCTACGGACTCTTCGGCGCGGCCTCCGCGACGGCCGCCCTCGCCGACAGCGCCCAGGTCCTCATCCTCGCGCGCGCCCTGCTCGGCATCGGCGGCGCGATGATCATGCCGGCCACCCTGTCGATCCTGCGCCAGGTCTTCCCCGACCGGCGCGAGCGGGCCCTCGCCATCGGCATCTGGACCGCCGTCGCCGCGATCGGCGCCGCCAGCGGCCCCGTCCTCGGCGGCTTCCTGATCGAGCACTTCTGGTGGGGCTCGGTCTTCCTCATCAACATCCCGCTCATGGCACTGATCCTGCCGCTCGGCCGCTGGCTGCTGCCGGAGTCGCGCGGCTCCGCGGACGGGCCGTGGGACGTGCTCGGCGCCCTGATGGCCGCCGCCGGCGTGCTCGGCTCGGTCCTCGGGATCAAGCGGATCGGCGCCGAACGGCACCTCCTCGACGCCGGGGCGCTGGTCCCGCTGCTGCTCGGCGCGGCCCTCCTGGTGCTGTTCGTGCGCCGGCAGAAGCGGCGCGACCACCCGCTGATCGACATGCGGATGTTCTCGCGGGCGGCCTTCTCCACCTCGGTCGCCTGCATCGTGCTCGCCATGCTCGCGCTGGTCGGGCTGGAGCTGATCGCCGTCCAGTACCTGCAGCTCGTGCTGCACCTCAGCCCGCTGGAGACCGGCCTGCGGCTGCTGCCGCTGACCTTCGCCGCCATGGCCGCGGGCGCCACCGGCTCCTACACCCTGGCCCGGGTCGGGCCGCGCACCATGGTCTCGCTGGGCTTCGTACTGACGGCCCTCGCCGTGCTGCTGCTGACGCTGATGGGCCAGCAGGACCGGCCGGTGCTGCTGACCGCAGGCTTCGTCCTGCTCGGCTTCGGACTGCAGACCACGCTGTTCGCCGCGTACGAGTCGATGCTGAGCGAGGCCCCGGCCGAGACCGCCGGCGGGGCGGCCTCGATCGGCGAGACCTCCTACCAGCTGGGCGCGGGCATCGGCATCGCGCTGCTGGGCAGCGTGATGAACGCGGCGTACCGGCCGGGGCTGGTGTCGGTGCCGGGGGTCTCGGCGGCGGACTCGGCGGGTGCGGCGAACTCCCTGGGCGAGGCCTACCAGATCGCGGCGGGCCTCGGCGGCCCGGCCGGGGAATCGCTGTACGCGGCGGCCCGGCACGCCTTCGTGCACGGGCTGCACGTCACGCTGCTGGTGAGCGCGGGGCTGCTGTTCGCGGGGGCCGTGATGGCGCTGAAGCTGCCGCGGGTGATGGACTGCGGGGTCTCCGGCGACGCCGAACCGGTGCGGTTGCCCGCGCAGGCGAAGGGCGAGGCCGCGCGGCCGGCCGCGGTGGAGCAGGCCGGCGCCGGAAAGTAG
- a CDS encoding DUF5685 family protein, with amino-acid sequence MFGIVRPCTHRLGERFKAEWMAHLCGLCLALRGDHGQFARIVTNYDGLLVSVLTEAQAGPAPGSRRTAGPCPLRGMRTAAVAKGEGARLAAAVSLVLASAKVRDHVADRDGLLARAPIALAARKVARGWDRAGARTGASLGFDTAVLVDAVDRQAGIETLAGPGTPVLVVTEPTETATAAAFAHTAQLAGRPGNAPALAEAGRYFGRLAHLLDAVEDQAADAEAGAWNPLIATGTSRAEARRLCDDALHGIRLALGEVEFADAGLAHQLLVHELRTSVDRAFGTMSCGHTATASAGQGQNPYGSNPYEQNPYAQNPYGHSGGTPYGAGPHAANTPQAPGGGSGYGGGGGGFGGGGGGFGGGGFGGGQHPQRPRRGLLAGCAVAIGLFCTCQICCTEHEGPWSRKKRDPWCDACECCDCCRPNSSPTGGSEGGSGGGGGDGGCCDCNCGCCCD; translated from the coding sequence TTGTTCGGCATAGTCAGACCTTGCACGCACCGGCTCGGAGAGCGGTTCAAGGCGGAGTGGATGGCCCATCTGTGCGGGCTGTGCCTGGCACTTCGGGGAGACCACGGGCAGTTCGCCCGGATCGTCACGAACTATGACGGTCTGCTGGTCTCTGTTCTGACGGAGGCTCAGGCCGGTCCCGCACCCGGCTCCCGGCGCACCGCCGGCCCCTGCCCGCTGCGCGGGATGCGCACCGCCGCCGTCGCCAAGGGGGAGGGGGCCAGGCTCGCCGCCGCCGTCTCCCTCGTCCTGGCCTCCGCGAAGGTCCGCGACCACGTGGCGGACCGGGACGGCCTGTTGGCCCGCGCCCCCATCGCCCTGGCCGCGCGCAAGGTCGCCCGCGGCTGGGACCGCGCCGGTGCGCGCACCGGCGCCTCGCTCGGCTTCGACACCGCGGTGCTCGTGGACGCCGTGGACCGGCAGGCGGGCATCGAGACCCTGGCCGGCCCCGGCACCCCGGTGCTCGTGGTGACCGAGCCGACGGAGACCGCGACGGCCGCCGCCTTCGCGCACACCGCGCAACTCGCCGGACGGCCGGGCAACGCCCCCGCGCTCGCCGAGGCGGGCCGCTACTTCGGACGGCTCGCGCACCTGCTGGACGCGGTCGAGGACCAGGCCGCCGACGCCGAGGCGGGTGCCTGGAACCCGCTCATCGCCACCGGTACCTCGCGCGCCGAGGCCCGCAGGCTCTGCGACGACGCCCTCCACGGCATCAGGCTGGCGCTGGGCGAGGTCGAGTTCGCCGACGCGGGGCTCGCCCACCAGCTGCTGGTGCACGAACTGCGCACCTCGGTCGACCGCGCCTTCGGGACCATGAGCTGCGGCCACACGGCCACCGCCTCGGCCGGACAGGGCCAGAACCCGTACGGCTCGAACCCGTACGAGCAGAACCCGTACGCCCAGAACCCCTACGGCCACAGCGGCGGCACCCCCTACGGCGCCGGTCCGCACGCTGCGAACACCCCGCAGGCCCCGGGTGGCGGCAGCGGGTACGGCGGCGGAGGCGGCGGTTTCGGTGGCGGGGGCGGCGGTTTCGGTGGCGGCGGCTTCGGCGGCGGTCAGCACCCGCAGCGGCCCCGCCGTGGCCTGCTGGCCGGCTGCGCCGTGGCCATCGGGCTCTTCTGCACCTGCCAGATCTGCTGCACCGAGCACGAGGGCCCCTGGTCGCGCAAGAAGCGGGACCCGTGGTGCGACGCCTGCGAGTGCTGCGACTGCTGCCGGCCGAACTCCTCGCCGACCGGCGGTTCCGAGGGCGGCTCCGGCGGCGGCGGTGGCGACGGCGGCTGCTGCGACTGCAACTGCGGCTGCTGCTGCGACTGA
- a CDS encoding cell division protein SepF has product MGSVRKASAWLGLVEDSDDERYYDDDYAEAAHGSVAGPGDQWVTDPRVKVASESAVEHGRRIATVTPDGFRDARGIGELFRDGVPVIVNLSSMDPTDAKRVVDFAAGLTFGLRGSIERVATRVFLLTPADTQIVSGEPGGRSRDFFNQS; this is encoded by the coding sequence ATGGGTTCGGTGCGCAAGGCGAGTGCCTGGCTGGGTCTCGTGGAGGACAGCGACGACGAGCGCTACTACGACGATGACTACGCGGAGGCCGCCCACGGTTCCGTCGCGGGCCCCGGTGACCAGTGGGTGACCGACCCCCGCGTCAAGGTGGCCTCCGAGTCGGCCGTCGAGCACGGCCGCCGGATCGCGACGGTCACCCCGGACGGCTTCCGCGACGCGCGCGGCATCGGCGAGCTGTTCCGCGACGGTGTCCCCGTGATCGTGAACCTGTCCTCGATGGACCCGACCGACGCGAAGCGCGTCGTCGACTTCGCGGCCGGCCTGACCTTCGGGCTGCGCGGTTCGATCGAGCGGGTGGCGACCAGGGTCTTCCTGCTGACCCCGGCCGACACCCAGATCGTGAGCGGTGAGCCCGGCGGCCGCTCACGCGACTTCTTCAACCAGAGCTGA
- a CDS encoding acyl-CoA dehydrogenase family protein: MSFVPTDPLGLDELLGPEDLAVRDTVRGWAADRVLPNIAQWYESGELPAIRELARELGAIGALGMSLEGYGCAGASAVQYGLACLELEAADSGIRSLVSVQGSLAMYAIWKYGSEEQKQRWLPGMAAGELIGCFGLTEPDVGSDPAAMRTYAKRDGADWVLNGRKMWITNGSVAAVAVVWAQTDDGIRGFAVPTDTPGFSAPEIKHKWSLRASVTSELVMDDVRLPADAVLPLVTGLKGPLGCLSHARYGIIWGSMGAARASFEAALDYARTREQFGKPIGGFQLTQAKLADMALELHKGILLAHHLGRRMDAGTLRPEQISFGKLNNVREAIEICRTARTVLGANGISLEYPVMRHATNLESVLTYEGTVEMHQLVLGKALTGLDAFR; encoded by the coding sequence GTGTCCTTCGTACCCACCGATCCGCTCGGGCTCGACGAGCTCCTCGGGCCCGAGGACCTCGCGGTCCGGGACACTGTCCGCGGCTGGGCCGCGGACCGGGTGCTGCCGAACATCGCCCAGTGGTACGAGAGCGGCGAGCTGCCCGCGATCCGGGAACTGGCGCGCGAACTCGGCGCCATCGGGGCGCTCGGGATGTCCCTGGAGGGGTACGGCTGCGCGGGTGCCAGCGCCGTGCAGTACGGCCTGGCCTGCCTGGAGCTTGAGGCCGCCGACTCCGGGATCCGGTCGCTGGTCTCGGTGCAGGGCTCGCTGGCCATGTACGCGATCTGGAAGTACGGCTCCGAGGAGCAGAAGCAGCGCTGGCTGCCCGGCATGGCCGCGGGCGAGCTCATCGGCTGCTTCGGACTGACCGAGCCCGACGTGGGGTCGGACCCGGCGGCGATGCGGACCTACGCCAAGCGCGACGGCGCCGACTGGGTGCTGAACGGCCGCAAGATGTGGATCACCAACGGCTCCGTCGCGGCGGTGGCCGTGGTGTGGGCGCAGACCGACGACGGTATCCGCGGCTTCGCCGTGCCCACCGACACGCCCGGCTTCTCCGCGCCGGAGATCAAGCACAAGTGGTCGCTGCGGGCCAGCGTCACCAGCGAGCTGGTCATGGACGACGTACGGCTGCCCGCCGACGCGGTGCTGCCGCTCGTCACCGGGCTCAAGGGTCCGCTCGGCTGTCTCAGCCACGCGCGGTACGGGATCATCTGGGGATCCATGGGCGCGGCGCGGGCCAGTTTCGAGGCCGCGCTCGACTACGCCAGGACGCGGGAGCAGTTCGGCAAGCCGATCGGCGGCTTCCAGCTCACCCAGGCCAAGCTCGCGGACATGGCCCTCGAACTCCACAAGGGCATCCTGCTCGCCCACCACCTGGGCCGGCGGATGGACGCGGGCACCCTGCGTCCGGAGCAGATCAGCTTCGGCAAGCTCAACAACGTCCGCGAGGCCATCGAGATCTGCCGCACCGCGCGGACCGTCCTCGGCGCCAACGGGATCTCTCTCGAATACCCCGTCATGCGGCACGCCACCAACCTCGAATCGGTCCTCACCTACGAGGGCACCGTCGAGATGCACCAGCTGGTGCTGGGCAAGGCGCTCACCGGGCTGGACGCCTTCCGGTGA
- a CDS encoding phosphatase PAP2 family protein → MRTDQILTRLERVFARLDREPERPAHLQTPQMSRHRVVLLGSTLAFYLAIVVAVLTTSWLVRLDWQIMFFRPYEQWPQLHAFLDYLVVLGQRGPTAVMVAAWLGWRSWRQHTLRPLITLGVALLLLNVTVGSVKLGLGRLGPHYATEIGSAELFAGGDIFPSGHTANAVVTWGILAYLASTVVTRRVLSVVSAVVSLSVGATTVYLGTHWVSDVLLGWSAGLLILLALPWFEPLIARTEAYVFDLREMLRRRAETGRMPAPVVSALTPLLSAGGKWQLKPVTAPAEGPSAAPAAATPAGAATGHAPAHRTVVHPAGRPHLIRSERTPVTPVGSRRPTHTAHTERAGTRGTAARPVAGG, encoded by the coding sequence GTGCGTACCGACCAAATCCTGACCCGTCTGGAGCGGGTCTTCGCCCGGCTCGACCGGGAACCAGAGCGACCGGCTCATCTGCAGACCCCGCAGATGAGCCGGCACCGCGTCGTACTCCTGGGCTCGACCCTCGCGTTCTACCTCGCCATCGTGGTGGCCGTGCTGACCACGTCCTGGCTGGTCCGCCTCGACTGGCAGATCATGTTCTTCCGGCCGTACGAGCAGTGGCCGCAGCTGCACGCCTTCCTCGACTACCTGGTCGTCCTCGGCCAGCGCGGGCCCACCGCGGTCATGGTCGCCGCGTGGCTCGGCTGGCGCTCGTGGCGCCAGCACACCCTCCGCCCGCTGATCACCCTCGGGGTTGCGCTGCTGCTGCTCAACGTCACCGTCGGGTCGGTGAAGCTGGGCCTGGGCCGGCTCGGCCCGCACTACGCCACCGAGATCGGCTCGGCCGAACTCTTCGCGGGCGGCGATATATTCCCTTCCGGCCACACCGCCAACGCCGTCGTGACCTGGGGAATCCTGGCGTACCTGGCCTCCACCGTGGTCACCCGGCGGGTGCTGTCCGTGGTGTCCGCGGTCGTCTCGCTGAGCGTCGGCGCCACCACGGTGTACCTCGGCACGCACTGGGTCAGCGACGTCCTGCTCGGCTGGTCCGCGGGTCTGCTGATCCTGCTGGCCCTCCCCTGGTTCGAGCCGCTCATCGCACGGACCGAGGCATACGTCTTCGACCTGCGCGAGATGCTGCGCCGGCGGGCCGAGACCGGGCGGATGCCCGCCCCGGTCGTCTCCGCGCTCACCCCGCTGCTCTCCGCGGGCGGCAAGTGGCAGCTGAAGCCCGTGACGGCGCCCGCCGAGGGGCCGTCCGCGGCGCCCGCCGCGGCCACGCCGGCCGGCGCTGCCACGGGCCACGCCCCGGCCCACCGTACGGTCGTGCACCCCGCCGGCCGGCCGCACCTGATCCGCTCCGAGCGGACCCCGGTCACCCCGGTCGGCAGCCGCCGTCCCACGCACACGGCGCACACCGAGCGGGCCGGAACCCGCGGCACGGCGGCCCGTCCGGTGGCCGGCGGCTGA
- a CDS encoding S1 family peptidase, translating to MRIKRTTRNRLLAVATGLAAAAALAAPTASADPQDGGFSADRLASAGASVLRADVAGTAWHADPATGTLVVSADSTVSAAAIARIKREAGADAGALRIERIPGKLTKLASGGDAIYASSWRCSLGFNVRSGSNYYALTAGHCTDGAGTWWTNSARTNVLGSTAGSSFPNNDYGLVKYASNTPAPPGTVGGQDITSAVNATVNMSVTRRGSTTGTHSGRVTGLNATVNYGGGDIVYGMIRTNVCAEPGDSGGPLYSGTRAVGLTSGGSGNCSSGGTTFFQPVVEALNAYGVSVY from the coding sequence GTGAGGATCAAGCGCACCACCCGTAACAGGCTGCTCGCGGTGGCCACCGGCCTGGCCGCCGCCGCAGCGCTCGCCGCACCCACGGCGAGCGCGGACCCGCAGGACGGAGGATTCAGCGCCGACCGGCTCGCCTCGGCCGGCGCCTCCGTCCTGCGCGCCGACGTAGCGGGCACCGCCTGGCACGCCGACCCCGCCACCGGAACCCTCGTGGTCTCCGCCGACTCCACCGTCTCCGCAGCGGCCATCGCGAGAATCAAGCGCGAGGCCGGAGCCGACGCAGGCGCCCTGCGCATCGAGCGCATCCCCGGCAAGCTCACCAAGCTGGCCTCCGGCGGCGACGCCATCTACGCGAGCAGCTGGCGCTGCTCGCTCGGCTTCAACGTCCGCAGCGGCTCCAACTACTACGCCCTCACCGCCGGGCACTGCACCGACGGCGCCGGCACCTGGTGGACGAACTCCGCCCGTACCAACGTCCTCGGCTCCACGGCCGGCTCCAGCTTCCCCAACAACGACTACGGCCTCGTCAAGTACGCCAGCAACACGCCCGCACCCCCGGGGACCGTCGGCGGCCAGGACATCACCAGCGCCGTCAACGCCACGGTCAACATGTCCGTGACCCGGCGCGGCTCCACCACCGGCACCCACAGCGGCCGGGTCACCGGCCTCAACGCCACCGTCAACTACGGCGGCGGCGACATCGTCTACGGCATGATCCGCACCAACGTGTGCGCCGAGCCGGGCGACAGCGGCGGCCCGCTCTACTCGGGCACCCGCGCCGTCGGCCTCACCTCCGGCGGCAGCGGAAACTGCTCCTCGGGCGGCACCACCTTCTTCCAGCCCGTGGTCGAAGCCCTCAACGCCTACGGGGTCAGCGTCTACTGA